From the Pungitius pungitius chromosome 6, fPunPun2.1, whole genome shotgun sequence genome, one window contains:
- the szl gene encoding sizzled gives MAVLFFAVALLTAACPSAAFDMGQSTRCVTIPNRMKVCKDVGYSEMRLPNFLGHSNLEVEVVPRSEDWRPLLQTGCHPQAQTFLCSLIAPVCLDTFIRPCRSLCVAVRDSCAPVLACQGHPWPAALDCDRFPAEEDMCLSPHAKLNYFTKGVPKASCQSCPSVEEAPAVKTVLDSFCQHDFAVTAKLHRRRNPAGEPEYEIDGRVEFIRQGPLLPYDTQHLLQQWLLINLGCANGLVRPGRSQLCVLTGSVRHDGTLALARVFPWNKKDASIAVATRKWKHHRC, from the exons aTGGCTGTGTTGTTCTTCGCCGTGGCCCTGCTGACCGCGGCGTGTCCCTCGGCGGCGTTCGACATGGGTCAGTCCACCCGCTGCGTCACCATCCCCAACCGGATGAAGGTCTGCAAGGATGTCGGCTACTCCGAGATGCGGCTGCCCAACTTCCTGGGTCACAGCAACCTGGAGGTTGAGGTGGTGCCCCGTTCGGAGGACTGGAGGCCTCTGCTGCAGACCGGCTGCCACCCTCAGGCCCAGACCTTCCTCTGCTCCCTCATCGCCCCCGTCTGCCTCGACAC aTTCATCCGACCGTGCCGCAGCCTGTGCGTGGCAGTGAGGGACAGCTGTGCCCCGGTGCTCGCCTGCCAGGGTCACCCGTGGCCCGCGGCTCTCGACTGTGACCGCTTTCCTGCCGAGGAAGACATGTGCCTTTCTCCCCACGCAAAGTTGAACTACTTCACCAAAG GCGTACCCAAAGCCTCTTGCCAAAGCTGTCCGTCTGTTGAAGAGGCCCCTGCAGTGAAAACGGTGCTGGATAGCTTTTGCCAGCATGACTTCG CCGTGACCGCCAAACTCCACCGCCGCCGCAACCCCGCCGGAGAGCCCGAGTACGAGATCGACGGCCGCGTGGAGTTCATCCGCCAGGGGCCCCTCCTGCCCTACGACACgcagcacctcctccagcaGTGGCTCCTCATCAACCTCGGCTGCGCCAACGGCCTGGTGCGCCCCGGCAGGTCCCAGCTCTGCGTGCTGACCGGCTCGGTGCGGCACGACGGGACCCTCGCTCTCGCCCGCGTCTTCCCGTGGAACAAGAAGGACGCGAGCATCGCGGTGGCCACGCGCAAGTGGAAGCACCACAGGTGCTGA
- the dbx2 gene encoding homeobox protein DBX2 produces the protein MVSVHSCAGRNMAGSPPAPPGFGNSGKSFLIDNLLQSQTPSVRHLRRAACERPRRSWGSEHGAFQAHSPQQGKDLGGPLLPHSGVLSSVFLRSPPYLLACCGGSSPPPVFSKVANIRMWSADISPKSRRGILRRAVFSEEQRKELERTFRRQKYISKTDRNKLAADLSLKESQVKIWFQNRRMKWRNCKEKEVHNTRSPMDELMARGLAQEEEEPLQKHCDSKTERSTPQKSGWDT, from the exons ATGGTCTCAGTTCACAGCTGCGCCGGGAGGAATATGGccggctctcctcctgctccacccgGCTTCGGGAACTCTGGAAAGAGTTTTCTCATCGACAATCTGCTGCAGTCGCAGACACCTTCGGTCCGTCACCTGCGAAGGGCCGCGTGTGAACGCccgaggaggagctggggcTCTGAGCACGGAGCCTTTCAGGCCCACAGCCCCCAGCAGGGGAAAGATTTAGGAGGGCCGCTGCTACCACACTCAG GTGTACTGAGCAGTGTTTTCCTGCGGAGCCCGCCGTATCTGCTGGCGTGCTGCGGTGGGTCCAGCCCCCCTCCTGTTTTCTCCA AGGTGGCAAATATTCGAATGTGGTCTGCTGATATAAGTCCTAAATCAAGAAGAGGGATCCTCAGAAGGGCCGTGTTCTCTGAAGAACAACGGAAAGAGCTCGAGAGAACTTTTCGGAGACAGAAATACATCAGCAAGACAGATCGGAACAAGCTGGCAGCAGATCTCAGTCTCAAGGAGTCCCAG GTAaagatctggttccagaaccgcCGAATGAAGTGGCGGAACTGTAAGGAAAAGGAGGTTCATAACACTCGATCCCCAATGGATGAGCTCATGGCCCGAGGTCTTgctcaggaggaggaagaaccaTTGCAGAAACACTGTGACTCAAAGACGGAGAGATCAACGCCACAGAAGAGTGGCTGGGACACATGA